The Drosophila sechellia strain sech25 chromosome 2L, ASM438219v1, whole genome shotgun sequence region CAATGATGAGAACGTAAGTTctgataatttaatttatataaatccATTTTAGATCTTTTCTTTCCGAGTTTTTAATACAATATATTAATGTTTTTAGTGATCTTAGTTTACTTAAAATCCATTCCAAAACCTGACTACCTCTTCAAAGGGCCCGAAGTGCAACTGTCTCGAATTTATGCAATTTCTGAGCAAAGTGTCAAGCGCATCGAAGCGTTGCATCCTCTGCCGAAATGCTGCAACATGTGGCAACCAAAGTACGCAATCTGCAGCAACCAAATTTGGCCAAAGCGACTCTACTTACCTGCGTTTGACACACATTCGGAAACTCCCATTTTCGTTGAGCAGAACCAAACTAAACGCTGGCCTTTGGCCGACGGAGTAGATGCAGCTCTGGCCAAAAACGGATGCACATTTCCGGTGCGAAGGTTCGTGGCATGACAAACAATGCCCGTTCGCCGACTCAGAATCCACGCCCACCGCTCTGACCAGGCAAGTTGAAAGTCCAAAGCTATACGTAGCCAGATATATGTATTCCGAATCTGAGGCTGTAGCTCGGAACTTGGCCAAGTGCCACCCGCGCGACAAGCGCAATTGACCAAAAATGCAACGCTTGGCTGAACCTTCCCAATAGAACAGCAGTCGTCAACGGGCAGGGAATGGAGTCAGTGGAGAAATAAGTAGGAATCGACTGCAGGATGACCTGTAAGTTACatggcaaatatatattttattacacTCGAGCACTGAAATTTACTTTTTAATAAAACGCTTTTGTGAAAAAACAACTAAAAGGTAATCAACATTTAAAGAAGCACCAATAAGCTCGTAAAAGAGGAATGAAGTATAAGGCTACTTAAAGATACTTTTATATGGTCCATTCGAAGTTTATACGATATTAAGCTGCATGCTAATAAGGCCTAAAGATGCTTTCTTTAACGAGGGAAATAAAGCCCAATTATGGCATTAATTTCATAATCTCGACACAAACACTTGTTCTTTTTAGAAGGTATTGGCATGAATATGCCCATGAATATATTTTCAAGCGGCACCATAACTACACCTATTCACATTTGTTTCTGGCGCTGGCCCGTTGAGTTCTTTGAGTTATTGTGAATGATTCATATGAGTCAGGTTCGCAAACTGAAAGGAGAACAAAGACCAATCCAGCTGCAATACCCATGCACATTGCATTTGGAGTGCGTTGAAGTTCGCCGCCGGCTGTTGAACCCGCCATCTAAGCCAACAGATCTGTCTGCCTATTTGGCAAATAATTATCTTTTTTATTGGGTGTAAGCCAACGCAGTTGGCTAATTAATTCATTACCGATTGGCTCATAAAATTGCGACAACTGCAGCGACGGGCTTCTGCGATTTTAATGACAATCCGCGATCCGAGGTGTCGTCATTTTTTCTGGCCAGCTGGGGACCATCGGCTTCCCTGGCGGAGGACACGCTTTTATGGCTATTCGATGATTACGTGGGCAGGTTCCTCGGCCAATTAATAAtggctgttttgttttttacttGCACGTACTTGCTTTTAggtttattttcatttctgcCAGGGGACAAAAACACGTCGTTAAAGCTCACCACCGCAGATGCCGATgctgtaataataataatacgaATGCAAATCTCTCCCGCCACCAGCGAGTCGGCATTGATATAAAGTTTCAATTTACGGCTCATATATCATAACTGGCTCGGTGGGCGGGGgacgtacatacatacttatGGGCTTATTAACTCGTAAAACGCGCCTGTCGCCGATCTTTTAGTTACAATTGTTGTCGGATGCTCCGCGGTTTTCCAGAGACCTTGAATCGGCGGGCTGGTGAAATTCCATATAGATACGTATCTTCTCCTGCGGTGGCTTCGAGTTCGATAGTGTAGTTTTGTAACTGATCATCAATGTTTGTTTAATTCAAAGTGCATGACTTCAGCCAGGCATTCagcaatataaaataaatatgaaagatACTCTTTTACGGCCCTGAAACATGTTCTTCTTCTTACGTGCTACTTGGTAACCAGTTGCATTTATGttatctatttttattttttcagttAATTTTACACTCAAAATAGTTTCCCATACCCATAAGTTGCAGTTTTTTACTTCTGATTGTATCATTGATTAATCGCTGGAGATTAAACTCACATTTCAATGCGTGACCCCGAAAAACAACTCGAGTGTAGTGAATAGCCCAAATTAAACTTAAGTATAATTAGCTTGGTTAACTTCTCCACCTTTTTTAAGATCTAACCATTTCCGCCTGCACGAAATACCACTTTTGGCCTTACGACAAATTGCAGtcgaaaattaaaacaaatacgATTAATTATTCCAACcagagcaaaagcaaaagtttcTTATCGGCAATGAAAAAGACAATTACAACCTAAATCAAAACGTTTATTAACATACAAACTAAatgattattaaatatttttcgacGGATTCAAAGAAACATCATATTTCTAATCAACTTTTACATTAAACTCAAAAGCAGTAAAGAAAGAGAACATAGGAGCatcttaattaaattaattaaaattgcttaCTTCTATTGATTTGTAATTGTTTACCTTTGGGGCTGGATAATTGATTTTACGTTTTAGGTTTCTTCGTAATTGAACTGAGATCAGTTGCACTGTGCACcacaaatcaaaaaacaaatacactTATAAGcctattttgttttttaattttattaggaTTACatttaaacttattttttAGACTTACACTTTTACACCTCGGATTATATTAAGTGATGTGTGACAATTATAATATAACCCTGTAATCAATTTGTATATTATGTAAATCAGCTGTTGCTCTGCAAATCAATACAGAGTATTaatcttaaaaaaattttcaattccAATTAGAACACAACGAAAAAATTGTTCCTAAACTCCAATTGGAACTGCTGATACGTCAACATTTTAGTCGGCAACATTTTAGTCTGCAACATTTGGGAATGTTGCATCATCTTGTTGCTTTGCATGTTTCCACACAAAGAGAGAACAACAAGACAAGAGATAattctctttttttgtttgaagtaaacatttttaaaagagAAACTTCTTGTTTTTCTCGCGCTAttgcttgttttttttgcGCGCTCTGCCGAATCGACTCTTCATTTTTATGTGATCTTATTATATTATGTGAATCAGCTGTCTTTAAGAGAAgagttttaatttaataaaattccctcaattcaaattcaaattccaCATAGAACACAGCGAAGAAATTTCTCTTTGTGTACGAAATAAATTGTCTCTTAACTCCAGTTGGAACGGCCGTTCCGGCAACATTTTAGTCGGCAACATTGTTGCATGCTGCATGCATTTGAGCACGATAGTGTCATTTACGATTAGCAACTCGCGGCGAACggacgtctgtaaaaaatagcCGGGAAAAAAACGAAGTGCGATTGCCGAAGAAAAACAGAGATTTCAAATAATgaagaaatgcaaattaaacagaagaaaataaaaataaagcaaagtGCGTGATTTCCATCTCCTCAGTGTTGTGAAATTCCCAGCAGAGTCTAACGGCGAATTGCGAATGCCGACTCAAAAAGtgcgaaaacaaaaacgtGACGCCAGTTTTCAATATTCTCAAGCGAAAATCATGTGTTTTTTGTTATACCCTGTGCTTTGTGTTTAATGTAGCTGAcgacaaacaaaatattagaATTGTGGTGCGTCGGGAATCCGAATTCCATCCCCTCGTGTTGTGTTATTATTGTATTGAAGTTTCATTTGCCTTTACCACACACAACAACacagaaaaacaacaacaccgaaactaaaccaaaccgaaccaaaAACAAACCGCGAATTTTGCAGGTTAGCCCACCCGAAAGAGGCACAAAAATCAATTATATGTTGGCCAGTGCCGGGTTTGCAGTGGAATCGGGTTGAAAGCCATCGatagccacacacacacaatgacgGAGCACCAGGCCGAGGAGCAGGCGGACACGCCGCCCACCAAGGTcaaggccacgcccacacccacCCCGAGTGGAAAGTTCAAGGACGCCAAGGAAGATGCCTTCCTGTCCACATCGCCGGACAGCGCCAACGGCGATGCCCAGCACAAGCTGCCAGCGGACCAGCTGGCCATGTCCTCCAGTGCGCATCCCCAGCAGCCGGGCCAAGCCCGCCCGCTCATCCTGCAAGCCTTCCATCGCTGCTCCTCGCCGGAACAGTGCGTCACGCTGCACGACATCCTGGACTCCTTCAAGGCCCCGCTCTCCGAGGACCAGGCCTGGGCCCTGATCCACCAGTTCGCCGGGCTCTACCACCAGGTGGCCGTCCAAGCGCACACCTGTGCCGCGGACTACGAGGCCGCGCTGCCCACCGGATTCGAGCTGCACTTCCACCGCGACGGCAGCGTCCACTTCTCCGGCCCGGATCAGCTGACCCCcaaggagcagctgcagcaggagcagagcCCCCTACCCCCGCAGCACGACGTGATTGTGGATGAGCCGGACCacagcgccagcagcagcggcgacaGCAGCGTCATCAACAGGGGTAAGCAGTCCGACCTACTGAAAAATCAATATGCATATTTCTCACGGCTACGGTTAGCGGAAATTAGTGTTCCTATAGGTTATGCTAGTTGTTTAATTAACGGAAATGAACCTAGTATAGAACTTCTATTCcttgaattttgttttttatttttaatcatgCTGAAAATATTTGAACTAAAATTTATCTTTATTCATAGTTATTGTTATAACATTTATTTCTTACCGTGCCGTACACAACTGACAATCTTTAGAATCTCTATAGAAGTGGAAATGTTTAATACAACATTGATCAACTAACAATTTGAATTGATAACCTAATGAACCTGGCGCAACCCCAAATGACATTTTAATGTCGTTTTTTCTTACAGTTATAGTAACAtgtttaaatcacaaataaTTTACATTGCGAGCCAATGCACTTTGACTACACTTGCATATTCTCTCGACTTTGTGTTAAGTTCTGTATCTTTTGACCAATCTTCCACATTATTTTTGTATGGGTCTTCCtaaagatatatgtatatgtgtaccCACATAGTTTATGTGTATTTCGGCCCGTCAGAGGTCAGTTGGGTGTTGACTTCAGATGCGGAACTGTAACAGTGATGAAAACTGGGGCTGTGATTAGCTGGGCCGGAAAACCGGTTGCGCTGATGCCTCTTCGAATGCTGAGGGGTCTTTGTCTTTTCGGCAAACGCTTTCATTTTCAGTTAATAAGCCACAGTTAACTTCTTTCTCTCGGCCTTTTATTTTCGGACATTTGCCGTGATGTGGGTTTCCGTGTGCCATCCATCTGACTATTGGCACCGTCCGGCCATCGCCAGCGGAGTCCCAGCGCTTTCCAAACAAACAACCCACACTATCCGCCATCCGACGATGACCTCTGCATTTAAGTTATGCAGCCAGCCAGCTTTGATTGGGGTTTTCCCCACTTCTGCCTTCTGTCTGATTGCGTGCTGGCTTGGGAAAGTGTAAACGGCGACTCCCATGAAGAAGGTCGCATCCCAGTACCCCATCAGCAGGGTTTTTCACTTTCTTTTGTGGCTCGGAGAGCACAAGTATCACTGGAAGAAAGGCAGGTCATGTTCGGATTGGGCGGAAGATTGAAAACTTTTCCTAGCCGCAATACCATCCAATCAAAGTCTACGAAAGTcgatttttcccagtgtaacGATCACAGCCTTTCCTTTCTGCATTCCCCCTGCATTCGCTGTTATTGATGGGGGATACCTTTTCGCCTCCCGATCTCTGAATCTACAGAACGTGTCTGAGTCTGTCTCGCAGCTAATTGTTTAATCATTCGTCTGCGCGGGACTGTCAAAATACAGGTCGGTAATCTATCGGCTTTTAGATAAGCCACGTTAATTGGAAAATGCGTTCCTGAGTGGGTAGTGATGGGAATCTGGGATTTCGTTCTCCTAGGTGGCCCTTAATGTGACTCAGCTCAGCTTTTGGCCTGCGGCATTAACTGCATTCCATTGCATCTTTTTTCGTATGGGCCTGGCTATCTCTATTTGGCCAGGCCAACTCTGCTTATAGCCGGCTTTTGTATCAGCGAGGCCAATTAGTTAGCTCTTATAGGCAATTAGCCAGGTACACGGGTAATCTTAAGGGCACGCAGATACAGGAAGTTACAGTATTAATTGAACTGTGTATCTCGGAGGTGAAGGAACTATAGATGGCTGATAATGCTGTAGGAATGTGTCAGGAGTAATGTTCTTAAATTCCTAAGGGGATTTTAAACCCCATTTCAGTATACTACTTAAAATTCAAAAGTTAACTTATAAATAGCCTAAAAAATATTCTTGACTCTTAAAGCTCTTTAATTAAAGGTCTATGATCGTCAATTTCTTATCTAAGTTCACACGTAACCTTTGTTTGTGCTTATCATCCGGACTTTCCTCGGGCCAAACAGAGATCACCTTGTAACACCTTAATTGCCGCTAATTCAGCCGCTAAAATCCAAGCCATTAGGTGAGATATCGAAAGGTTTTGGCCCGGCAACCTCGAGAACCGCCAGCGGGGGCAATTAGTCTGCTCAAACAAGTTATTACAGATGGGAGACGGCCCGGACGGGTGGATGCCATCAGATTCAGCACCTTCTAATGGCTTTCGGTCGGCTGCTTCTGTGTTATCCGAAGCAAATACACCAAATCGGTGGAACGTTCTCGCAGGTTACATTGTTGCGGTGCGGGCTTTGAACTTGCCGcatcgatttcgatttcggtcTCGATTTCCGTTGGTCTCTGGCTGAAAATCGCGCTCCATCGCCTCCTGACAACCGCATCCACGGGCGCAGCGAATCATTGATTGTGTCGAATTCGGCTCCAGACCCTCGGAGACTATCGGAACCCTCGGGAGCACCCGCGACCATGGAAATCGGGGCGTGGGAGACGGAGCTTTTGATGGGAAAACGTCGGCGGCGCCGTCGGGTCGCCGCGCCCTCTGGCGCCTCGATTAGGCGCGCAGCAGTTTCCACAggcttttccacattttcacGGGCGCACCGATAAAATTGGCGCTTGAATCTGTCAACACACAAACTCGCCATTACGTTTTTCAGCAGGCTCGCAGAAAATTGGGAAACGGCTTGCGCTAGCAGGTGTTCGCTTATTGAGAATTTTCCACTGGAAAATTCGCCCACATATTTTGTGGAGCCTTCTCGCCAAGGTCATGGGTCATGCGCAGTTGGGGAAAATCGGAAAACCGGAAAACAGGAAAATCGTGAAAGCAGGGCATAGGGAAAATGGAAAGGGAACATTTGTTGCGGTAGGTTCTCTTCTTCCAAGTCAGCTGTTGAATGCTGAATGTGTTTTACTCTGCTTATTTTCGCCGCGTTTCATTTGATTCATCTCACTTAATTTGATTCTTCCGTTTCCAAACACATTTCACCCGAAGTAAtcaaagagatctgaaagaaAGCTAGAAAAAATCCCTTTTGGGCCTCGAATCATCCGCTTGGGTGATGATATGTTATTTTCACGTCTATGACTTTCTTGTTTTCACCGACAATACAAACAACTGGCCGCTCAACTGgtttaatgtttaaataattacACTAAAAATTACCCAAACAACGGCCAGCGAAAAATGGCCCGAAactaaaaaaaaccaaacaaaattatAACGAAACTAAGGCTCAGCAGCAAATTGGTGCACTTTTTGTTGTCCGTTGTGTGGAGGAAAATGAAGAAAGACTCATGGAAGTATCTTTAAGTAGTAGGAGGGGAAATTGTTGCTAATCTTGGGCTTATCTCTTTTTCTGGCACAGCTTTGGGTGGAGTCTAAATGAAGAGTTACCAAATGATAATTGCAATGCCTATTTATTAGGCACTTCAGTCGGCTCAATTAGCCATTAGAGTGGGGCGTTTTCCGATGGAGGAGTTTTGAAATGGCTTCAATTTAAGATGATAAGGTCAACGATTTCTTCTCTCAATGTTTCGATTAGTGGCAGCTAATTTATAGTTCCACAGTGTTCAGAGAAAATGTTTTAGCTAGCCGGTCAAAGTTATTTCCCAACCGCCAAACATTTCGATTTTGCAACCTCGTAACCCACTCAAAGTAACTTGGAATTCGAGACCATATATTATGTTTATTTCGGATTAGGTAGCTGTCTGAAATgcatttattataatattataaagcGGCAGTAATAGTTTATGTTTTCCAGGGGACCACACCACGTGCTTTTAGGTTTCCGCGTTggcttatatttttttgacaCATCATAGACCCAAATTTAATTGCCAGCTATTGTTGACGCTCCAGTTTTGGGACacaattaatataataattttttcatAATGACAACAAATGACATAAGCACGACGACGAACCTGAACCAAATTTCAGAGACCCAAATGCGGTGGgctattttgtattttgtatttcgtatttgtgtttttattttttgggccTCTCCTAAACTTGTCCACCTGTGCAGTTTGCATTCGAGTTACGAAATCCGCTGACCATTGGCTGCATTTTGAAATGGAAATACTTTGTGTCGCCTTCGGACGCAGACATAGATACTCAATGCAAGAGACTTTGGTTTTGAAAGTGCGTCCCAGACCCAATAAATCAGACGATAATCCAAATTGTGGCTCGCTTTTCCCTCCGTTGTGTGGATGACACTTGTGGGGCCCATTGAGCGGACACATTTGGGGTCCAACCGATCCGATTGACCATGAATCGCTTGTTTACGCTccaaattataaataaattttgatgCAATTAAACGCAATCGAAAGCGGCAAAGTCGTCGAGTAAATGCGCGCCGATAGAGCTATTTTTCGTATTCCTATCTTATCGTTTTTGTAAGTAAATAAAACACCTATATGTCGCCGCTTATATTCCAAATGTGTGTCGAGTGGCAGCCACATAAACAGCTTTGGCGCGGAGGTAGTCAAGAAAACTTGCTAAAAGGTTTGTTAACCCGTGTTTCCAACGAATGTGAACTGTAGAAATCTGCTCCATGGGAACCTGACTCTCGGATATGCGGTAGAACAAGCCAACTGAAAAGAAAGTGTTGATAAGCTAAATTATTGTACTGTGTATACATTAGATAAGGGTCTATTTATGGGCATTTACCAAAGCTAGGGTCAGTGAGTCTACGAAGGTACTTAACAAATTTGCAGGGATATTTTAGTATTATTAGTATATCGGAGATTAGATTATTTGATACGGGCTGCAGTCATATATTATTATAGCTTCAAACGACCTTGTTGGGATTGGTcaagtaaactaaacaaaaaaatgggtGGTATAACCTTGTTTTGTGGATCTATGTTCCTTTAAAAGTGTCATCCCAAAACGATTACTATGTCGGGTTTTCTCCACTAAGCTCCGTTTTTGAATAAAGTTAATTTATATACCTCCAAGGTCAGTCATTAATATCCAAGTCTAACAAAATAATTTAGGTAAATCCAATTCAGTGTCTGCAGACCCACATGCATCTCATTTTTTGCACCTATCGCAATCGCCTTAGCCGTTTAATTGATGTATTCGTGAGATACATCCATCTTCAACCGCCGATCCAATTTCGCTTGACACATTTACTGGGGGGCGTGGGCGTCTCCGGTTGGGGTAATTCACCTTGATGGCGATTTTCCACGGGCCGCGATGACTGCGCAGGCGCAACTAAACTGTAATCGAGACTCTCGCTTTCTACGCGGCTTGATACCGCGCCTTGATGACTGTGAAATTAGACGGCGGACTGCAGATTGCCTCTCAAGACTGAAGATTGAAGACTGAAGACTGTAGACTGGGGACTGAAGACTGTGGAGCGGGTGGTGCCATATCGCTGTTATCATAACCGACTAACCGACCGACTGATTGACTGACTGCGGCTCAGTGAAAAACTCGAATCTCTTTCACTTTGCATATCGCCGGCGCTGAAATTAcaatataaatttatgtaCACGGCATACGTATGGAAGAAACAATCTTTAATCAGCATTTACGCTTTCATCTTTCACATTTCTCAAAGAGTGGAaacaacaccagcaacacTGCCATAAACAACAATTGTTGTTGGTCCGCCGCAGCAACCTGTTGACGAGTCTGTGCtttgagatacagatacacggATAGCCGGCTATCTTCAGTGGGTATTTGGCCTGACTTTGGCTTCAGCAGCTGCGAACTATTTTAATTTGGTGGCGAATTTGCATAGTCTGCATATCTTATGAATTTGTATGTCTATTTGTCTGCGTTAATTTGGTATCGGTGGCcataaacacacacaattTTGCTCTTTCTCTCCAGATCACAAAAGATGAAAGCAAGAGTGACATTTAAAGCGGTTCAGGCCCAAAATTGGGAATCTTTTGTCCACGCCCTTTGTAGGGAATTATATTCCAGACCTTATGCAATATTGAATATGCACACACGATAATTGAAGAATGGGGATCATGGACATTGTGGTTTTTGGGGCTGAGTTCGGAATGCCATTCACTTGATTCGGAATATCTCTGGCAGGAATTGTTACTTCACAGTGGTTACAATCGGATTGTGTTGGGTTTTTGTGGGCACTGTGCGCTTCTATTGTGAATTTCCTTATGATGTAAATGATGTAAAAAGCAGCAGCCATCAATGAACGTCCGAAACATAGCCTGGGAATTTGGTTGGCAATATGGTTTTTGAGTTAATGATCTATGGGGTAATCTTAAAGCAAATGTTATGGCTTAAGTTAAAGGGAAAATCGGAAAAGTCTTCTAGAAGTGTACACTTAACGATGAAATTTGAAAGAAAATTGTAACAAATTGAAGctcaaatgaaataaaaaagccCAATTTGATTCTGTTTAAAATTACAAAGTTTAGTTCCGCTCGATTATTGAGTAACCACTCGAAAAACCAACGCCCGTAATTACGTTAATTGGCAACTATCTATCATTTCCTGATCCATTATTCATCCGCgcttattaattaatttataatttgaaTGCAGAGACGCGGCAGGCACTTAGGTGTAACCAAAAAACGAAGCCGAAATGAATCAGAGGAGGGGGAGCAAACTCATCAACAGCTCATTGCCCGCATTTGATTGATAAATACTTCAAATATGCCCATAGACGATGTAAATATACGAATATATGAAACGACTGCCAAAGGCATTCGGCGTCTTTAAATTATGGGTTAGAAACGAGGTTGAAAAGGCAGTGGCAAAATATGGTCTTTAAAATGCCGACGATTTTAACGTTTCTAACGCCTCAACAAATTTCGCCGCGTCTAATTAATTTCGCTCACAAATCTGCATAGATATCGCAGTTTTTGCCCAGATTATTTATCAATTTCTATAAGATATTTGCAAGCCAAAAGAAACCCAGTCAGCGTGCGGTTGCCGTTGACTTGCACATGACTTTCCTGACATTAGAAAGTAAATTGCCATGAGGCCACTTGGTCAACCATCAGAGCCATGCACTCCACCATCCACCATCCCATCACCTCTACCACAAAATCCCGCAGCAGCACATTTATAAGACTTTATTATATAGTTTCCAGTGAACCTGATGAAATGCAAGTGGGATGATGAGATTGGAAGCCAGGCTGGCCAAGTGCTTggctttattattattaattggaTTCGACGGGAGGAAAGTCCATTGTCTGACCCTGAGACTGCTCGCCGTGTACTTCGATGTTTTTCGCAATTTTCCAATCggaaatgcaattttcccCATTCAATTTCGAATGTCCACGCTTTAGAGCGGTTCCCCGGCAATCTAATCTTATCGAAATGGGTTCGTTAATTTCTTTCATTCGAACGAGCAAAGTGCACAACACACCATGTGTATAGGAAAGTAGGATCCCAACCACTCTCTTTGGCAACCAATGTCGGATCGCCAATTAACCGACTTCGAATTGACGCACTGACCGACCGGTGATTCATTCCAAGATAAGGCACTGTGATTTTATACATTTTGCCACCAACCATAAGGCCTTGTgaaaatatatgaatttaGACTAATATGAACTATTATTCAAATGTAATCTACAGAACTTAGCTTTGACCAAGAATTGGACATGCAATTACCCtttatttatggccatttACTTGATTGCTTATATTCACTGTTCTAATAACGCAGCCAAGGTAATACCTTAGATAATCTAAACCATTTAACGCAGatgaaaaatcataaaaaatatactgGCTCAACATATGGCGAATAAACTTCAGCTTCAGTTATAAATTTCAAGTACTTACCAGATGTTTGCTGATCTGCTGATTCTGCGTGAACTTTTAAATTGTAACGATCGCAAGCTTATTCAATAACGCTCAATCAAATGCACATGTTCGCAGTGAAGAAGCGTTGCGGCTGTCTCATAAATCAGGCATTAATAAAGCCCAACTTTGCGCAAATTTGGCGGAGGCATTCTTTCCATTTGAAATTCTTTGCTAAATGTCAATTAATTATAAGCTGAAAGCGACTGCCTGCCTCGAAAagttatatttgttatttaattattgAGTCGCGGCATGTCGTGTCCGCGTTGGAATTTTGGGATGAATTTGCCTAAAACCCCAACTCCTTGTCCTCCTCTTCCCCCGAGAAGTTGCCTCTTTTTGAGTCATTTCCTGCGAATGTGATGGACAACCACATCATAATGATATCATGCTGGGCATTCGAGCTTGTCTCTTATTTTCGTGTGCAGCCTTTTTTGTACCattttttcggtttatttCCGAAAACCGTGTTCTGGTTGTCTGACCCGCTAACTTCGTTAACCTGTAGTTAGGTCGAGGGTTTAATGCGGAACCAACACAATGGAGGGCCAAAGAGCTAAGATCAAATGCCCGTAATTCATGGGACTTATGAATCACTTCGGGATTGTATAACTTTTTATTGCGGTAGAAGTAAATCAGGTAGGAAACTACTCTAATTACGAAGCTTAGGAgcggaaaattaatttatttcgaGCACGTGTAGATAATACATATGATTTTATTCGGAAAAAAGGAagtgcttttatttttattgtaagcTAAATATGCATAAAACATTAATAACTTGAATGAATATTCCATAAAATTAACTTACCACACTGTGTTATCTCAGCGCAAAATCAAGTTGATTGCAATAATATTTGCCTATGTGggtatttaaagttttgggtGTACCAACCGGTTGGTCAGTCAGTCACGCTTAATAAACTGCAAAGTGGAATTGCTGGGCCATGATATGGGGGTACTGACTGGCCACCCCCCATCAGTCCACCCCTTTCTCCGTGTCTTTATTGTCGCAGCTTGTAATGAAAAGCCGGCCGGTCAGCCaatcaaaccaaaaaaaaccaACTCGAGCACCTTGGCATGAGCGTCGAGTAGCGGCGCTGCTGagtcaactttttttttagttcaaaattgcatttaattgtttaacAAAATGCCAGGCGCGTTATGTGGCTTATAGAGATATGAGTTATAATACAATTGCTCGGCTTGTCCATTGACAATTTTCCGCCCCGCCCCACCCAGTCGCCAGCCAGCAGTCAGCAGTTGCCAGCACCACCTGTCCCAGTCCCGCTCCCAGTACCGCTCCCGTTACCGCTCCCTGTACCGCCGACTCACCGCCAATCCGCCCCGGTATCTGACTGTCTGCACAACAAGTTTATGATTGCTGAACCCGTTTCCAGCACTGGTATTTGTTATTTCTGTTACAATTTCTGCCCGCTTGTCGCCCGTTTTCCCCCGTTTTCCCCGCCTTTCGCCCGTTT contains the following coding sequences:
- the LOC116800217 gene encoding LOW QUALITY PROTEIN: uncharacterized protein LOC116800217 (The sequence of the model RefSeq protein was modified relative to this genomic sequence to represent the inferred CDS: substituted 2 bases at 2 genomic stop codons), which translates into the protein MRCMWVCRHXIGFTXIILLDLSVGLFYRISESQVPMEQISTVHIRWKHGLTNLLASFLDYLRAKAVYVAATRHTFGI